The Rosa rugosa chromosome 1, drRosRugo1.1, whole genome shotgun sequence genomic sequence accaaaatcgagcttaaatcgaaaccgggccgccgccgccgccgtgcaaggctgccacagacaggtgcgcaaggaccatacgaagccaatggaagaagtttggtgaggatcggtggccggaggaggaagaaatagccggaagaaaatcgaaggcgatttccggtcgggggaggggctgcagctccgagcttccatttttggaaattctgaaaatattttcggaaatttccgaaaatggaagctttatactaatttggaaacattttcaaaaatcataactaattcatacgaacttcgatttttgcgttccgcatatgcacgcgatcgtgtcgacgagctctacaactttcatgaaggaagttttcccaaattccgtaagcataaaaagtcaacttttcacGAGCCCCTAACTTATGTTCGTTTTCGAATAAAACTTGTTTGAACTAATTCCACCACTCCTCCGAGCTTCGTACTTTCTCCCATGAccacaaaatcatttccaaaatgtcatcggaaattaacttgaattttcggggtattataCCTTGCGACTTGTCAAGTGCAGCCAACTTGTCAAATTTCCTAATGAAGAGGCAATGAGAAAGCTAACCAAGTTAAAGCATCTTTACGTTGAGGATTCCCTTCGTCTCAAATCAAAAGGGATAGGGAGGTTAACCAGTCTGCAAAAGCTAGATGTGTTTCATCTAAATGGTTATAAAGGTGCCGACAATGAAGGGACATTGAAGTTGCAAGATTTGAAAAACTTGAACCAACTTGAAGGAAGTCTTTCCATTGCACACTTAGAGTCTGTGGAAGATGCGAGTGAGGGTGTAAAGGCATGTTTGAGCGAGAAACATCTCCTTCATCTGGAACTAGATTTCGTATGTCGCAAGGCATGTGATAAGTGGGGGAGAGAAGAAGGGACGGGCCAAAATGATAGAGAAATACTGAATGGGTTGCAACCACATGGAGATTTGGAAACATTGAGCATTCGGCACTGTCAGCTGGCTACTTCCCCGTGTCCCAATTGGATCTTGTCTTTACGTAATCTGACAAATCTTGAGCTTCAGATTTTCCGTAATTGTGAGCTGCTTTCGGGTCCATTTGGGAGATTGCCGTCGCTTGAATCACTTAAATTTCACAGGATGGAGAAAGTGAAAAAGGTGGGAGTGGAGTTTTTGGGAATTGATGAAAGAGAATTAcaatcatcctcctcctcctcgtcttcTCTTATTTTATTCCCCAAATTGAAAAGCCTCCAGTTCGAGGGTATGCAAATGTGGGAACAGTGGGATGGAGTGGGAGGGGATTTTCAGAATAATATTACCATAATGCCCTCCCTATCTCTCTTACGTTTTTTCTTGTGCGGGGAACTTGGTACGCTGCCCGACTTCCTGCGCAAGACACCACTACAGACAATGATCATCGGCGTGATGTCAACTCTCAGATTTAGAATCAAGGACAAAACAAGTGAGGAGTGGGCCAAGATTTCTCACGTCCCAGACATCAGATTATCTTACGACCGAAGGATTGAATTACCAGATGTGGCGATTTGATGACCACCTCAGTTTCACTTCTATCTCTTCCAGTAAGATTTCTCATAGCCCGTATTCCATCAATGTTTGCATCATGTACATgaaatattaattaatttctaAGATATTCTTACTGGTGCTTGTACTTTAACTTTCTATTGCTAGCTACTTGCTGGTCATCTGCAATTCTGtgattctttttttcattttaacttGCTTTTATGTTTTGCATTGAGATTGAAAGCACACCTCTTTGCAGGGATTGGGAGGGTCGAGCCTCCAAGTTGTAATGGCTGGATTCCCTAATACCGAATGCCCCCATCCTCAGGTAGTCGATCCTTAATGTTAAGTTGTAATGGCTTTCAATTTTTTACGTACTTCAACTGGTGTAATTTTTCATTTACAATTATGTCAAATAGTTGGGCCTCTTTTCCCAAATCTCTTGGAAGTTGGAACAAGCAGAGATTTTGCCACGAGAATTGAATAGCCCTAGTGTACAGCTCATTGTTGTACAACTCTTATTGTAACAAAATGAT encodes the following:
- the LOC133724571 gene encoding putative disease resistance protein At3g14460 encodes the protein MRKLTKLKHLYVEDSLRLKSKGIGRLTSLQKLDVFHLNGYKGADNEGTLKLQDLKNLNQLEGSLSIAHLESVEDASEGVKACLSEKHLLHLELDFVCRKACDKWGREEGTGQNDREILNGLQPHGDLETLSIRHCQLATSPCPNWILSLRNLTNLELQIFRNCELLSGPFGRLPSLESLKFHRMEKVKKVGVEFLGIDERELQSSSSSSSSLILFPKLKSLQFEGMQMWEQWDGVGGDFQNNITIMPSLSLLRFFLCGELGTLPDFLRKTPLQTMIIGVMSTLRFRIKDKTSEEWAKISHVPDIRLSYDRRIELPDVAI